A single region of the Lysinibacillus sp. B2A1 genome encodes:
- a CDS encoding heavy metal translocating P-type ATPase, whose translation MTATTPTKQEYRLQNLSCASCAAKFEKNVKAIPKVQDAQVNFGASKITVVGDISVDQIEEAGAFDGIKVSQTPTRSLEKSIPFYRKTENILAGISLLFVVLGYILGAWRGETDPLPIGMFIIAILVGGMGIFKTGFRNLVRFEFDMKTLMTIAVIGAAIIGEWEEAAVVVFLFAVSEALEAYSMDKARQSIRQLMDIAPPTATIKRAHGEHFHEMELPTEQIEIGDILIVKPGQKIAMDGIVINGLSAVNQAAITGESIPVNKTIDDEVFAGTLNEEGALEIRVTKRVEDTTIAKIIHLVEEAQAEKAPSQQFVDRFAKYYTPAIMIVALLVAVIPPLFVGDWQHWIYQGLAVLVVGCPCALVVSTPVAIVTAIGNAARQGVLIKGGIHLEQLGHIEAVAFDKTGTLTKGQPAVTDIYTAEELSDDYVLQLVAAVEKQSQHPLAKAILKKLHDENLTELIPTDFQSVTGKGAYATVDHQIIYVGSLKWIATLVAVDEKIMEQVKKLQKQGKTVVAAVSNEQFIGMIGIADQLRQESKDVLSKLSALKVKHTVMLTGDAESTAKAIATSLKMTDVRASLLPADKLMAIKDLRTQFGAVAMVGDGVNDAPALASANVGIAMGGAGTDAALETADIALMGDDLTKLPYTIGLSRKTLRIIKENIIFALALKLIALLLVIPGWLTLWIAIFADMGATLLVVFNSLRLIKTKK comes from the coding sequence ATGACAGCAACGACTCCAACTAAACAAGAATATAGGCTACAAAACTTGTCATGTGCCAGCTGCGCAGCGAAATTTGAAAAAAACGTAAAAGCTATTCCAAAAGTACAGGATGCACAAGTTAACTTTGGTGCTTCTAAAATAACAGTTGTTGGTGATATCAGTGTTGATCAAATTGAGGAAGCTGGTGCTTTTGATGGCATAAAGGTATCACAAACTCCAACTAGATCTCTGGAAAAATCAATACCTTTTTATCGAAAAACAGAAAATATATTAGCTGGAATATCATTATTATTTGTAGTGCTTGGCTATATTTTGGGGGCATGGCGTGGAGAAACAGATCCGCTGCCGATTGGAATGTTTATTATTGCGATTCTAGTTGGCGGTATGGGAATTTTTAAAACAGGCTTCCGCAATTTAGTTCGGTTTGAATTTGATATGAAAACACTTATGACTATTGCGGTTATAGGTGCAGCAATTATTGGCGAATGGGAAGAAGCGGCTGTTGTTGTTTTTTTATTTGCAGTAAGTGAAGCATTGGAAGCTTATTCGATGGATAAAGCACGTCAATCCATTCGACAGCTGATGGATATAGCTCCGCCAACGGCAACGATAAAACGAGCGCATGGGGAACATTTTCATGAGATGGAGCTGCCAACTGAGCAAATTGAAATTGGGGACATTTTAATCGTTAAGCCAGGTCAAAAAATTGCGATGGATGGCATCGTTATTAATGGATTATCTGCTGTGAATCAGGCCGCGATTACAGGTGAATCGATTCCAGTTAATAAAACAATTGATGATGAAGTATTTGCGGGAACGTTGAATGAAGAGGGAGCACTAGAGATACGTGTTACGAAGCGAGTAGAGGATACAACCATTGCCAAAATCATTCATCTCGTTGAAGAGGCACAAGCAGAAAAGGCACCTTCCCAGCAATTCGTTGATCGTTTTGCTAAATATTACACTCCAGCTATAATGATAGTTGCATTGCTTGTAGCAGTTATCCCGCCTCTTTTTGTGGGGGATTGGCAGCATTGGATTTATCAAGGCTTAGCGGTTCTTGTTGTTGGTTGTCCATGTGCACTGGTTGTTTCAACGCCAGTAGCAATTGTTACGGCAATAGGAAATGCTGCTCGACAAGGCGTTCTTATTAAGGGTGGTATACATTTAGAGCAGCTAGGTCATATAGAAGCGGTGGCATTTGATAAAACAGGTACCCTTACAAAAGGTCAACCAGCTGTAACGGATATCTATACAGCTGAGGAGCTTTCTGATGATTACGTTTTACAGTTAGTAGCAGCTGTTGAAAAACAATCACAGCATCCACTAGCAAAGGCAATTTTAAAGAAATTACATGATGAGAATTTAACAGAGCTAATCCCTACTGATTTCCAATCTGTTACAGGTAAGGGTGCTTATGCAACGGTTGATCATCAGATTATCTATGTTGGTAGCTTAAAATGGATTGCAACATTAGTAGCAGTCGATGAAAAAATAATGGAACAGGTTAAGAAACTACAAAAGCAGGGTAAAACAGTAGTAGCGGCTGTTAGTAATGAACAATTTATTGGGATGATTGGAATTGCGGATCAATTACGACAAGAAAGTAAAGATGTACTGAGTAAATTAAGTGCGCTTAAAGTGAAGCATACAGTAATGCTGACAGGTGATGCGGAGTCTACAGCAAAAGCAATTGCAACCTCTTTAAAGATGACAGATGTACGCGCAAGTTTATTACCAGCAGATAAATTGATGGCCATTAAAGACTTACGCACTCAATTTGGTGCAGTAGCAATGGTAGGTGATGGGGTTAATGATGCTCCTGCACTAGCCTCCGCTAATGTTGGTATTGCAATGGGCGGTGCCGGCACGGATGCGGCTCTGGAAACTGCGGATATTGCGTTAATGGGTGATGACCTAACGAAGCTCCCTTATACAATTGGTTTGAGCAGAAAAACATTACGCATTATTAAAGAGAACATTATATTTGCCCTAGCCTTAAAATTAATAGCGCTGTTACTCGTCATTCCTGGATGGTTAACATTATGGATTGCCATTTTTGCAGACATGGGTGCAACATTATTAGTTGTTTTTAATTCATTACGATTAATTAAAACAAAAAAGTAG
- a CDS encoding DNA-binding protein: MNELKSGEVVTLTILEQQASRWILTNGVKELPLNASEVTEPLAVGDRLEVFLFVDRRGELAATTAIPSFVQGEYGWARVLKVVEREGAYVDIGTSREVLVKAEDLPALKELWPIPGDHLFMTLRTDRNGDLFGRLATEEKISELYEGAFEEMHNKNITARPYRLLPVGSFLLGLDNPYRIFVHESERNTEPRLGQEIVVRIIDVKDDGSLNGSLLPRKHERISDDAQRILNYLQEVGGRMPFGDKSSPEEIQEMFNMSKGAFKRALGTLMKAGRVKQEEGWTEEM; encoded by the coding sequence ATGAACGAATTAAAATCAGGTGAAGTTGTTACGTTAACGATATTAGAGCAACAAGCATCGAGATGGATTTTAACAAATGGAGTTAAAGAACTACCTTTAAATGCTTCAGAGGTAACAGAGCCACTTGCTGTAGGTGATCGCCTTGAAGTATTTTTATTTGTAGATCGCCGTGGAGAATTAGCTGCGACAACAGCTATTCCTTCTTTTGTACAGGGCGAGTATGGCTGGGCTCGTGTCCTTAAAGTAGTGGAGCGTGAGGGTGCTTATGTAGATATTGGTACTTCACGTGAAGTGCTAGTAAAGGCAGAGGATTTGCCTGCATTAAAGGAGCTTTGGCCAATACCAGGAGATCATTTATTTATGACATTACGTACTGATCGCAATGGTGACTTATTTGGTCGTTTAGCAACAGAAGAAAAAATTTCTGAGCTATACGAAGGTGCATTTGAAGAAATGCATAATAAAAACATTACAGCACGTCCTTATCGATTGCTGCCAGTCGGTTCGTTTTTACTAGGTTTAGACAATCCTTATCGTATTTTTGTTCATGAATCAGAGCGCAATACAGAGCCGCGACTTGGACAAGAAATAGTTGTACGTATAATTGATGTAAAAGATGATGGTTCCTTGAATGGTTCACTTTTACCACGTAAGCATGAACGTATTTCAGACGATGCACAACGAATTTTAAATTATTTACAAGAGGTTGGAGGAAGAATGCCGTTTGGCGATAAATCCTCTCCAGAAGAGATTCAGGAAATGTTTAATATGAGCAAAGGTGCTTTTAAACGTGCATTAGGGACACTAATGAAAGCTGGTAGGGTAAAACAGGAAGAAGGCTGGACAGAAGAAATGTAA
- a CDS encoding acetyl-CoA hydrolase, protein MDANVQKRLGLKELESKIVTADEAAALISDGDVVGMSGFTRAGDAKVVPMALVERAKNENFKIDVYTGASLGPEVDKYLAEAGVIRKRGPFQGDAGIRNLINSGAIQYVDAHLSHNAELVRQGIIGPIKYLILEAVAITEDGFIIPTNSVGNSPIFAEYAENIIIELNISHPEALIGIHDIYVPAEQGKREAIPMTDAMQRIGDVGIKVDPAKIKAIVISEEPDAPSLIVPPDEETQTMANILLDFFRDEIKAGRLTNQLMPLQSGVGSVANAVLDGFADSEFEDLVVASEVLQDAVFNLIDAGKVKFAAATSITLTEELQKKVYGNLEKYADKICLRPQEISNHPELIRRLGLISINTALELDIYGNVNSTHVSGTRMMNGIGGSGDFARNARLGIFVTKSYAKGGAISSIVPMVSHVDHTEHDVDVIITEQGIADLRGLAPKERVPLIIENCAHPDYKEQLWDYYNRAVEATGNQQTPHILEEALSWHVNLAKNKTMKKEVAQA, encoded by the coding sequence ATGGATGCAAATGTTCAAAAACGCCTAGGTTTAAAAGAACTAGAAAGTAAAATTGTTACTGCTGATGAAGCTGCAGCACTTATCTCTGACGGTGATGTAGTTGGTATGAGTGGATTCACTCGTGCTGGGGACGCAAAAGTTGTTCCTATGGCATTAGTAGAGCGCGCTAAAAACGAAAATTTCAAAATCGATGTTTATACAGGTGCATCTTTAGGTCCAGAAGTAGATAAATATTTAGCTGAAGCTGGTGTTATCCGTAAACGTGGACCATTCCAAGGGGACGCTGGTATTCGTAATTTAATTAACTCTGGAGCTATCCAATATGTAGATGCTCACCTTTCCCATAACGCTGAATTAGTTCGTCAAGGAATTATTGGACCAATTAAATATTTAATTCTTGAAGCGGTTGCTATTACAGAAGATGGATTCATTATCCCAACAAACTCAGTGGGTAACTCTCCAATCTTTGCAGAATACGCTGAAAACATTATTATTGAATTAAATATCTCACATCCTGAAGCTTTAATCGGTATCCATGATATTTATGTACCAGCTGAGCAAGGTAAACGTGAAGCAATCCCAATGACTGATGCAATGCAACGTATTGGTGATGTTGGTATCAAAGTTGATCCAGCTAAAATTAAAGCAATTGTTATTTCAGAAGAGCCTGATGCTCCTTCATTAATCGTTCCACCAGATGAAGAAACACAAACAATGGCAAACATTTTATTAGACTTCTTCCGCGATGAAATTAAGGCTGGTCGTCTAACAAATCAATTAATGCCATTACAATCGGGTGTAGGTTCTGTGGCAAACGCTGTTTTAGATGGCTTCGCTGATTCAGAATTCGAAGATTTAGTCGTTGCATCTGAAGTACTTCAAGATGCTGTATTTAACTTAATCGATGCTGGTAAAGTTAAATTTGCAGCAGCAACATCTATTACTCTTACAGAAGAACTACAGAAAAAAGTATATGGTAATTTAGAGAAATATGCTGATAAAATTTGCTTACGTCCGCAAGAGATTTCTAACCACCCAGAGCTTATCCGTCGTTTGGGTCTAATCTCAATCAACACTGCTCTTGAGTTAGATATCTATGGTAACGTAAACTCCACACATGTGTCAGGTACTCGTATGATGAACGGTATCGGTGGTTCAGGTGACTTTGCACGTAACGCTCGTTTAGGTATTTTCGTTACAAAATCCTATGCAAAAGGCGGCGCAATCTCTTCAATCGTACCAATGGTTTCTCACGTAGACCATACTGAGCATGATGTAGATGTAATTATAACTGAACAAGGTATTGCTGACTTACGTGGTCTTGCACCTAAAGAACGTGTTCCTTTAATTATTGAAAACTGTGCACACCCTGATTACAAAGAGCAATTATGGGATTACTACAACCGTGCTGTAGAAGCAACTGGTAACCAACAAACACCTCATATTTTAGAGGAAGCACTTTCTTGGCATGTAAATCTTGCTAAAAACAAAACAATGAAAAAAGAAGTCGCTCAAGCTTAA
- a CDS encoding transcriptional regulator MntR, with protein sequence MPTPSMEDHIEQIYLLIAHKGYARVSDIAEALSVLPSSVTKMVQKLDKDGYLVYEKYRGLTLTAKGEKLGKRLVQRHELLEQFLRIIGVDEERIYDDVEGIEHHLSWNSIDRIADLVQVMEDNPDIAKKLEASRTHNL encoded by the coding sequence ATGCCAACACCTAGTATGGAGGACCATATCGAACAAATATATCTATTAATCGCTCATAAAGGATATGCTCGTGTGTCTGACATAGCTGAAGCATTATCTGTTCTTCCTTCTTCTGTTACAAAAATGGTTCAAAAATTAGATAAAGATGGTTATTTAGTTTACGAAAAATACCGTGGTCTTACATTGACAGCCAAAGGAGAAAAACTTGGAAAACGTCTTGTGCAGCGCCATGAGCTTCTAGAGCAATTTTTGCGAATCATTGGTGTAGATGAAGAGCGTATTTATGATGATGTAGAGGGAATCGAGCATCATTTAAGTTGGAACTCAATTGACCGCATTGCAGATCTTGTGCAGGTAATGGAAGATAACCCAGACATTGCGAAAAAATTAGAGGCTTCTAGGACACACAATTTATAA
- a CDS encoding penicillin acylase family protein, whose protein sequence is MHVRKFTWKKWLLAIIGFLAVVAIALFIGFTWFMNKSKPVIDGELAVNVLEQDVSVTRDDKGVPHIFAQTNADLYRAQGYVQAQDRLFQMDLARRQASGRLSEIIGEATINSDKHFRTFSLRDAAEKSLSAYDPESKQVLEWFAEGVNAFIAEAKEKNTLSYEFALLGYEPENWSVEDSITIGKYMAYDLGGNWNALAFRHWALQNFGEDKAKELFIKYPENASSIIEANKENPVAVVGQFQADLLPNEFNGSNNWVVSGEKTASGTPILADDPHLGLSTPSIWYQMHLQSPEQNVSGVIFAGIPGIILGHNDDIAWGVTNVGPDVQDLYIEIPNPDNPTQFRYDGKWEQAEVRDESIKVKDGDTVDFEVVVTRHGPIMTNLAFKDTEPTAQFAMQWTALQPTAELSAILGFNKAKSWNDFEKALEDFKAPAQNFVFASKDGTIAYKANGQIPIRKQGDGQLPVPGDSSDYGWEGFIPWDELPTVVNPKEGFIATANNEVIGEEYPYHITDFWAQPYRFERIKEVLEANDSITVEDMMQLQMDQQNLYAREFLPNLLASIKAKDQEGKYADVIKLLEEWDMVDAKDSGAPLVFHTLMVKLQEVLFRDQMPEDMYKLMSGKFNITDQLLRTAYAGNKSIWMEEQGGVDTTVYKAFELTVAQLEDQFGQNVSKWQWGNFHQLTFDHTLGSASPILAAYFNAKKVPIGGSKVTVQAADNDTAGNVDHGASWRFVVDAGDLSSAYHIVGPGQSGHVKSDWYQDQVMDWANGNYHQTFVRKENIKGTTLLLKAK, encoded by the coding sequence TTGCATGTGAGAAAGTTTACATGGAAAAAGTGGCTGCTTGCTATTATTGGTTTTTTAGCAGTAGTTGCGATTGCGTTATTTATCGGCTTTACATGGTTTATGAATAAATCGAAGCCAGTTATTGATGGGGAACTTGCTGTAAATGTGTTGGAGCAGGATGTAAGCGTCACAAGGGATGACAAGGGGGTCCCTCATATATTCGCTCAGACAAATGCAGATTTGTATCGTGCACAGGGCTATGTACAGGCACAAGATAGGCTGTTTCAAATGGATTTAGCTCGTAGACAGGCAAGTGGTCGCTTGTCGGAGATAATTGGAGAGGCAACCATTAATTCAGATAAGCATTTTCGAACGTTTAGTTTACGAGATGCAGCTGAAAAATCATTATCTGCCTATGATCCAGAAAGCAAGCAGGTACTTGAATGGTTTGCTGAGGGTGTAAATGCTTTTATTGCAGAGGCAAAAGAAAAAAACACGTTAAGCTATGAATTTGCATTATTAGGCTATGAACCAGAGAATTGGTCTGTTGAAGATTCTATAACAATTGGAAAATATATGGCCTATGATTTAGGCGGTAATTGGAACGCACTTGCATTCCGTCATTGGGCTTTACAAAACTTCGGTGAAGACAAAGCGAAAGAATTATTTATTAAATATCCTGAAAATGCGTCATCTATTATTGAAGCTAATAAGGAAAATCCAGTCGCAGTAGTAGGGCAATTCCAAGCAGATTTATTGCCAAACGAATTTAATGGCAGTAATAACTGGGTAGTATCAGGTGAGAAAACAGCGTCAGGCACACCCATTTTAGCAGATGATCCACATTTAGGCTTAAGCACACCTTCTATTTGGTATCAAATGCACCTACAATCACCTGAGCAAAACGTCAGCGGCGTAATTTTTGCTGGTATTCCTGGTATTATTTTAGGACACAACGATGATATTGCATGGGGAGTTACTAACGTTGGACCTGATGTACAGGATTTATATATTGAAATACCGAATCCCGATAATCCAACTCAATTTCGCTATGATGGCAAATGGGAGCAAGCCGAGGTACGTGATGAATCAATCAAGGTGAAAGATGGAGATACGGTAGATTTTGAGGTCGTTGTTACGAGACATGGTCCAATTATGACTAATTTAGCATTTAAGGATACGGAGCCGACAGCACAATTTGCCATGCAGTGGACAGCACTTCAGCCAACTGCAGAGCTAAGTGCGATACTGGGCTTTAATAAGGCGAAATCGTGGAATGACTTTGAAAAAGCGTTGGAAGATTTCAAAGCACCGGCTCAAAATTTTGTATTCGCATCAAAGGATGGCACGATTGCTTATAAAGCCAATGGTCAAATACCAATTCGTAAGCAGGGGGATGGACAGCTGCCAGTTCCAGGTGATTCCAGTGACTATGGCTGGGAGGGCTTTATCCCATGGGATGAACTGCCGACTGTAGTCAACCCAAAAGAAGGCTTTATCGCGACAGCAAATAATGAAGTCATTGGAGAAGAATATCCTTACCATATAACAGACTTTTGGGCACAGCCTTATCGTTTTGAGCGAATCAAGGAAGTGTTAGAAGCAAATGATTCTATAACAGTGGAAGATATGATGCAACTACAAATGGATCAGCAGAATCTATATGCACGTGAGTTTTTACCAAATTTATTAGCTTCAATAAAAGCAAAAGATCAGGAAGGAAAGTATGCAGATGTTATTAAATTGTTAGAAGAATGGGATATGGTAGATGCCAAAGATTCAGGTGCTCCACTAGTCTTCCATACATTGATGGTAAAGTTACAGGAAGTATTATTTAGAGATCAGATGCCTGAAGATATGTATAAATTAATGTCTGGCAAGTTTAATATTACTGATCAGCTTTTACGTACGGCATATGCAGGAAATAAGAGCATTTGGATGGAAGAGCAAGGTGGTGTGGATACAACAGTTTATAAGGCATTTGAACTTACCGTAGCGCAATTGGAAGATCAATTTGGACAAAATGTATCAAAGTGGCAATGGGGGAACTTCCATCAGCTTACTTTTGATCATACATTAGGAAGTGCTTCACCGATTCTTGCAGCATATTTTAATGCTAAAAAGGTTCCTATTGGCGGCTCCAAGGTTACTGTTCAAGCTGCTGATAATGATACGGCTGGGAATGTCGACCATGGTGCATCATGGCGCTTTGTTGTAGATGCGGGGGATTTAAGTTCAGCCTATCATATCGTTGGCCCAGGTCAAAGCGGGCATGTGAAATCCGATTGGTATCAAGATCAAGTAATGGATTGGGCAAATGGAAATTATCATCAAACATTTGTGAGAAAAGAAAATATTAAGGGAACAACATTACTATTAAAAGCAAAATAA
- a CDS encoding GNAT family N-acetyltransferase, whose protein sequence is MEFQLQQLAGNQLAYIYEQEGEKLAEITWQQNGQVMVMDHTYVSDKLRGQGVAKELLDQAAAYAREHDYKMEAVCSYVVAVFNKSNAYDDVKQ, encoded by the coding sequence ATGGAATTCCAATTACAGCAATTGGCGGGAAATCAGCTTGCTTACATCTATGAGCAAGAAGGGGAAAAGTTAGCAGAAATTACATGGCAGCAAAATGGGCAAGTTATGGTCATGGATCATACCTATGTATCAGATAAACTACGCGGGCAGGGGGTAGCTAAGGAATTGTTAGATCAAGCCGCAGCATATGCCCGTGAACATGACTATAAAATGGAAGCTGTGTGCTCTTATGTAGTAGCAGTCTTTAATAAATCAAACGCTTATGATGATGTAAAACAGTAA
- a CDS encoding DUF1002 domain-containing protein has translation MKKAWMKILAATMLVFGVMAPAAGLAADNTPPKAIDEKLGVPIVVYGANLSEDEKESVKKSLKVKDEPEIEEITVSGEDLVKYIKDSNSSSRMYSSAKITRKNAGEGLVIEIVTPSNITQVTSEMYANAMLTAGIEDATVQVAAPKAVTGHSALVGIYKAYEVTTGETLDIDRTDVANEELSVATTLAKSAGVDDAKVAELLTEIKKDIAELKPATREDVEKIVQEQLNKLDINLSETDRQLLVDLMDKISKLDIDFSKWSEQLDDISNTIKEKFGSLMEDEGFWTSVKNFFANLKDTISSWFN, from the coding sequence TTGAAAAAAGCATGGATGAAAATACTAGCAGCAACTATGTTAGTATTTGGAGTGATGGCACCAGCAGCAGGTCTTGCAGCCGATAACACGCCTCCAAAAGCAATTGATGAAAAACTAGGCGTTCCAATTGTTGTATACGGTGCAAATTTATCTGAAGATGAAAAAGAGTCCGTTAAAAAATCTTTGAAAGTGAAAGACGAGCCTGAAATTGAAGAAATTACAGTATCAGGCGAAGATTTAGTTAAATACATTAAAGATAGTAATTCAAGTTCCCGCATGTATTCCTCTGCAAAAATTACACGTAAAAATGCAGGAGAAGGTTTGGTCATTGAGATTGTTACGCCATCCAATATTACTCAGGTGACATCAGAAATGTATGCGAATGCAATGCTGACTGCAGGTATTGAGGATGCAACTGTACAGGTGGCTGCACCAAAAGCAGTAACTGGACATTCAGCGCTCGTAGGAATTTATAAAGCTTATGAAGTAACAACAGGTGAAACACTTGATATTGATCGTACAGATGTAGCGAATGAGGAACTCTCAGTGGCTACTACATTAGCCAAATCGGCAGGGGTTGATGATGCCAAGGTTGCAGAGCTGCTTACAGAAATTAAAAAGGACATTGCGGAATTAAAGCCGGCAACTCGAGAAGATGTTGAAAAAATTGTACAAGAGCAGTTAAACAAACTTGACATTAATTTAAGTGAAACAGATCGACAATTACTTGTTGATTTAATGGATAAAATTAGTAAACTAGATATTGATTTTAGTAAATGGTCTGAGCAATTAGATGATATTAGTAATACCATTAAGGAGAAATTCGGGTCACTTATGGAAGATGAAGGCTTCTGGACAAGTGTGAAAAATTTCTTTGCCAATTTAAAAGATACGATATCATCATGGTTTAATTAA
- a CDS encoding competence protein ComFB, with amino-acid sequence MNMSDPILVNVTEEIVRGLVSFLLRGPEYQTFCKCEMCELDTVALTLNALPSKYVTSMESRDEAFRVMNTPENIERINREIIHALHVVNKHPRHKVEPTSI; translated from the coding sequence TTGAATATGTCAGATCCTATTTTAGTAAATGTTACAGAGGAAATTGTGCGTGGTTTAGTTAGCTTCCTATTACGAGGACCAGAATATCAAACATTTTGTAAATGTGAAATGTGTGAACTTGACACAGTAGCACTAACATTAAATGCATTGCCTAGTAAGTATGTTACATCTATGGAATCACGAGATGAAGCATTTAGAGTCATGAATACACCTGAAAATATCGAACGTATTAACAGAGAAATTATTCATGCATTACATGTGGTCAATAAGCATCCTCGACATAAAGTAGAGCCCACTTCTATCTGA
- a CDS encoding MFS transporter, translating into MKKFIYVIIFFSFFDLFTQLPVMSTYAESLGASAFLTGLAVGMYSLSNTFGNIISGFLTDRKGPFVILIIGLLTTGLSLSLYNVVEDPTTLLIVRFVHGLVAGFIVPAAFTFLANTTEQEKRGKGSAISGAFVGIAAIIGPAFSGILASRTSVPFVFNITASFMLLLGILAFFILKSNHIKKEKSTPSTHIPISVFFNNTGTLKAFTGAFFLMFSQGVIAYLLPLKVQSLGFDSRLSGTLMSTFGIIAVLVFILPTNRIFDKVAPIKTLSLGIGLMGLSQLLISQADSSALLYIAMACYGIGFGLLFPSVNSLLIDSTTADIRGKAYGYFYAFFSLGVVLGSSLLGWLSLGIVSGFIFTGIVLLVFASVILIPHKRPSHAK; encoded by the coding sequence ATGAAAAAATTTATTTATGTCATTATTTTCTTTTCATTTTTTGACCTTTTTACCCAGCTTCCTGTTATGAGTACATATGCAGAATCATTAGGGGCATCTGCCTTTTTAACCGGTCTAGCAGTAGGTATGTATTCTCTATCAAATACATTTGGTAATATTATCTCTGGCTTTTTAACAGATCGTAAGGGGCCTTTTGTTATATTAATTATAGGTCTTTTAACAACTGGTTTATCCCTTTCGCTCTACAATGTAGTCGAAGATCCTACTACTTTACTAATTGTTCGTTTTGTCCATGGATTAGTTGCAGGCTTTATTGTCCCAGCTGCTTTCACATTTTTAGCTAACACAACAGAACAGGAAAAAAGAGGTAAAGGCAGTGCTATTTCTGGGGCCTTTGTTGGTATTGCTGCCATCATTGGTCCTGCTTTCAGCGGTATTTTAGCAAGTCGTACTAGTGTACCATTCGTTTTTAATATTACAGCCAGCTTTATGCTCTTATTAGGTATTCTTGCCTTCTTTATATTAAAGTCGAATCATATTAAAAAAGAAAAATCTACACCAAGCACACATATACCAATAAGTGTATTTTTCAATAATACAGGCACATTAAAAGCATTTACTGGTGCATTTTTTTTAATGTTCTCTCAGGGCGTTATTGCCTATCTACTTCCTCTAAAAGTGCAATCTTTAGGCTTTGATTCACGTTTAAGCGGAACATTGATGAGTACATTTGGAATTATTGCTGTCCTTGTATTTATTTTACCAACTAACCGTATTTTCGATAAGGTTGCTCCTATAAAAACATTATCTTTAGGTATAGGCTTAATGGGATTAAGCCAATTACTTATTAGCCAGGCAGATTCAAGTGCATTACTTTATATAGCAATGGCCTGCTACGGCATTGGATTTGGCCTCTTATTCCCATCCGTCAATTCACTTTTAATAGACTCTACAACTGCAGATATTCGTGGTAAAGCATACGGTTACTTTTATGCCTTCTTCTCACTAGGTGTTGTCCTTGGCTCATCATTGCTTGGTTGGCTATCTTTAGGCATTGTCAGTGGCTTTATCTTTACAGGAATAGTTTTACTAGTATTTGCTAGTGTCATTCTTATCCCGCACAAAAGACCTTCTCACGCGAAATGA
- a CDS encoding transcriptional regulator yields MPKEVCEVTLVHEEAVIKVQNQMPDLSGVAKFLKALSDETRLKIAFALTVEDELCVCDVASIIGSSVATASHHLRYLKENNLARSHRKGKQMYYSLADRHVYQIVTIAYEHAKEGIADDSNDSN; encoded by the coding sequence ATGCCAAAAGAAGTATGTGAAGTGACACTGGTTCATGAAGAAGCGGTCATAAAGGTGCAAAATCAAATGCCTGATTTATCAGGAGTAGCAAAATTTTTGAAAGCATTATCCGATGAAACAAGATTAAAAATTGCTTTTGCCTTAACGGTGGAGGATGAATTATGTGTGTGTGATGTTGCTTCGATTATTGGTTCATCTGTAGCGACAGCATCCCACCATTTACGATATTTAAAAGAAAATAATTTAGCGAGATCGCATCGTAAAGGGAAGCAAATGTATTACTCTTTAGCGGATAGACATGTGTATCAAATTGTAACGATTGCCTATGAACATGCGAAAGAGGGGATAGCAGATGACAGCAACGACTCCAACTAA